The genomic segment TTTGCTGTCAGGGTCTGAGCGGATATCGTCAGGAAGGTTTTTCCATCTTTCAGGCTTGAGTTCAGGCGAGGTCATTGCTCTCATAAGAGACTGGAAAAAACCGCCGTGGGGCTGATGGGGCTGTCCGTTACTGGCTGCTGTCAGATAGCAGCGGATATCCCTTATAAATTCAGGAAAATTAACATCAGAGGGGCAGCGCTCATAGCAGACCCCGCAGGTCAGGCATGACCATATGTCTTTTCTTACCTGCTCTGAATCTATTTGTCCGCTGGTAATGGCGCTCACAATTGTTCTGGGTGAATAGGGCTTTCCGCTCAATGCAAGGGGGCATGAGGATGTGCATTTTCCGCAGTCCTGGCAGGCATAGGCATCATATCTGGCAACAATTGCATCAATTGTGTCATAATTATCGGAAACCTGGGCATCCAGTGCTTTTGCAGGTACAACAGGACTCTTGCCAAAGGATTTAATTTTTAAGCAGAAGTCCTCAAGAAATTTTTTTAATTTTTCTGATTCATCCGGCAGAAATGTAGCAAATCTCATTCTTTGCTTGCCAAGCCCCAAAAGTTCTATAAGATTTCTGGTATCTTCAGTATTGTTCATGGCAGCCTGGGTGCCTGTTCCATAACGGCAGGCTCCAGGACTGCATCCAACAAGAGCAACACCGTCAGCTCCCATTTCAAAGGCTTTAAAAAGAAGGGCTTTGCTGATTCTTCCTGTGCAGGGGATCCTCATCATTTTTATTTCCGGCGGAATTTGATACCCGTTATCCTGAAGGGTCTGGTATGCTGTATGGGGTGCCCAGTTACATAAAAAAAGAATTATTTTAAAATCATTCATAGTATTTTCACTTTTTTCAGCAGAACTCAATTATTATCTTACTGCTTCACTTTCATCATATAATGCTTCAGGTGATATATCCGCACCATTGGGCCAGGATACTGTCCAGCCGTCAACAAAAAATTTTTGGAAATAGTTATAATTTTTTAAGGGTTCAAACACTTCGCCTTTCAGCCATTTAAAACAGTCTGCTATCTTTTTTTCACCGTTATCAAACGTAATCATGATTTTATAATCCGATATGTATTCTGCCTTAATTACAACCGGCATATAGTCCATATTATAACTCTCCTTTATTCAAGAGGTTCTATTTTATCAAGCTGTTTCCCCTGTTCAGCTTTATTCCAGTTT from the Desulfonema limicola genome contains:
- a CDS encoding hydrogenase iron-sulfur subunit, with product MNDFKIILFLCNWAPHTAYQTLQDNGYQIPPEIKMMRIPCTGRISKALLFKAFEMGADGVALVGCSPGACRYGTGTQAAMNNTEDTRNLIELLGLGKQRMRFATFLPDESEKLKKFLEDFCLKIKSFGKSPVVPAKALDAQVSDNYDTIDAIVARYDAYACQDCGKCTSSCPLALSGKPYSPRTIVSAITSGQIDSEQVRKDIWSCLTCGVCYERCPSDVNFPEFIRDIRCYLTAASNGQPHQPHGGFFQSLMRAMTSPELKPERWKNLPDDIRSDPDSKILFFGGCAPYFDAFFRKHQEVKTSDILDNSLRLLNFFDVYPMLWNAERCCGHDLLWSGDRENFIKLAKLNTEMIKDMGIEEVITSCPECYRTLAIDYEKQGVKPCFKVTHIYEFLEKEIDKGAVAFKPLDKNITYQDSCRLNRLESLRDFPRKLMSRLTLQKFEEMKDSGNGALCCGNCAWTGCDSYSKALQVKRIRQAKATGSDLMVTSCPKCQIHLRCAMEDPFLGNELQMEMTDLTSIIAKTICWE
- a CDS encoding DUF2442 domain-containing protein — protein: MDYMPVVIKAEYISDYKIMITFDNGEKKIADCFKWLKGEVFEPLKNYNYFQKFFVDGWTVSWPNGADISPEALYDESEAVR